The window GGCAAAAATTCTACACCATATGATGTTCAAAGCACTTGATAAAAAGAGTAACATTTAATCTCATAATTACACAAATTACGGCCACAAAGtttcacttaaaataaaatgaaataaaatatcattGCCTTGCTAAAGGCTGCACGATGATTTGATCAATATTGTAATCACATCTACTAATATTCAACAAACATTATGTACACGTTTTATGTGAAATTCTCCAAAATGGATTAtgattttacaataaattatttaaaaaaagaaaataatcccataattgattaatcagatGAATCATGAAAAATGTCtagaatgaataaaataacgtATTTTTGGGGTCTCTTCATGCCTCCAACAAGAAGAATATGAATTACAGACAGGATTGATGAACTGCTTGTCAAAACAAAACGGCAAGAAAAAAGCAGCAATATTTGCCACTTTGCATTTTGGCCATGATTGATGAAGGTGCGATTGTACGCAGCACACAACGCCCGACGAGCTGCTGAGCGCGGTCATGAGCGCCGTGGTGAAGGACGCCGGCGTATCTCCCCACCTGCTGGGCGACGTGTGCGTGGGTGAGCCCCGCCCCcgtcaccgccgccgcctgtcAATCCATCCGAGCCGCAAACGCAGTGGATTGCTTCCGCAGGAAACGTGCTGCAGCCCGGGGCCGGAGCGCTGATGGCGCGCGTGGCTCACTTCCTCAGGTCGGAAGGTGTCGCCAACGCCGTTGGGTGATGTCACCTTTTCGTGATGTCACTGACGGCTGCGCCTTCTTTGCAGCGGCTTCCCCGACTCGGTTCCCGTCTACGCCGTCAACAGGCAGTGCGCGTCCGGACTGCAGGCCGTCCTCAACGTCGCAGGTACGCGCGCACACGCCGAGGTTATTAGAGTTCGCCAAACGGAAGTTGATGAAACCACGATTTGTtccatcttttttctttaattattattcttattattatttgttgatGCACTGAATGAGACGAAAGCGCCCGTTGTACATGCAGGTGCCATCCGGAGCGGCTCCATCGACCTGGGCCTCGCCTGCGGGTACGACGATGACCCGTTCGACTACGCGTGAGCAAACACAATAACCAAGcctcgtgtgtgcgtgtgtgtgtgcgtgtgtgtgtgcgcgtgtgcgtgcgtgtcagcGTGGAGAGCATGTCTCTGCGTTCCATGCAGAATCCCGGCGACTTGAGCTCCAGGCTGGCGGACAACGACAAGGCCAGAGATTGCATCATCCCCATGGGGTCAGAGGTCGCACGCGCATTCACACGTTCACCGCGTCCAGTGACAACATGgtcagcgtgcgtgcgtgcgtttgcaGCGTGACGTCGGAGAACGTCGCCGAGAGATTTGGGATCTCCAGAGAGAAGCAGGACGCCTTCGCGCTGACGTCTCACCAAAAGTAGGCGACACTCGCCGACATTTGGCCTCGCCGGCATTTGGCCTCGCCGACATTTGGCCACGCCGGCGGTTTCGCACTCGCTGGCAGGCTGTTGAGCGCGAAGGAAATTTCAGACACGCCCACTAAAGTCAAGAGGAAAAATTGTGCAAATGAAATGTCAGtcaactgtaagccgcaggtttACACGTACATTTACGTATTTATGCTGAAAGATTGaaaaaagatatatttgctgaaccaaaattgtattaaaataaaataattataaataaatacatcattaaaaaaatcataattaaataaatgcataataataaaaagaaatcaTAATTATATACATAAGGAAATTGTAATATAAATGAAGATAAACCTTATAAATGTTCATCATTAGGCACAGTTGACATTTTCCAAAAGCAGTTGGAAAAAGTCCAAATCTAGTCCTACTgcttattctttttatttttttaatttgatttgtaataatacaataatatgaTATTCAAATAATATATCCCAAagaaaaaactacaaataaagtCGGTTAGTTTAGCTAAGGTATCATTTCttaaaaacaatcatttaaatgttattttgttaccaaaattatttttcaatgatAAGTTTAGTAGCTTCATGTTGATATCTTTGCTtcaggcttgtttttttttttttcctcttagcTTGCTAACCGTTTCAAGGCCGTTATCGTTTTTGGCTGCCCGCGAGCAAATATGTCGGGAGAAGGAAAACAAACGCACCTTCCCTGATGTGGGCGGGGCCTTCGCCCGGGCAGCAACTCAATATATCAAAATACAAGAATTGCATTGAAATAGTGGTTCATTTAaacacgtaaaaaaataaaataaaattaagtgcctaaaataaaagtttgggagcaaaaaaggtgaaatgcgagtgaaaaatgaaatagaagATTCGAAATGCACTTTCCTGTCGCTTTCTTCACATCATTTGAAACTTTTAgctcaagcaattaaaaaaaatatttggtgaTTAAATGAATCATGGATGACTTGTCAGTTAATGATCGAGTTTTTACATTTCAAGCTGTGCGATATCAATTCTCATCTTTTCTCCATtcatctgtaaaaataaaacttattaTTTTGTACGTCACTCAATTCgatgaatgaaaataattattacacacaaataaatataaaccaTAGAAAATATGAGCACATTTCAAGGAAGGCAATAAAAAGTAACGCATTTGATGAAATGCAAAATTGTGCTGCATTTCTGGATttaaaaaacgacaacaaacaaaacaaaacagtccagATATTTACCATATAAACGTTAGAGGAttattttgtatacatttaGACATTTGATAAAATATGAacggaaaaaaatgatgatgttgCGCAGCTCTCGTCGCGCTTTTCATCACGACACAACAAACGACCTTCGCGTGagggttagcattagcattagcctgcGTTCCTGACAAAGCGGCGCTTTTGTAGGGCGGCGCGAGCGCAGGCGTCGGGCGCCTTCCGCGACGAGTTGGTGCCCGTCGTCACCAAGATGGCGGCGCAGGACGGCAGCGAGCGGCAGGCGAAGGTCACCGAAGATGACGGCGTCCGGCCGGGAAGCACGCTGGCGGCGCTCGCCAAACTGCCGGCCGTCTTCAAGGCCGGCGGGACCACCACGGCCGGTCAGCCCCCCACCGACCGCGCAATGCTAACAATGCTAACAATGCTAACTCCTTTTCCAATGTGACGCCGCTAATACTAATGCTAACTTATCTTCAAAGTGGTGCCAACTCTTCTTTGGTGTCGGGTTAGcaacaatgctaatgctaatgccaaCTCCTTTCTGTATTGTTGTCAGGttagtgatgtttttttttaatgtatttattttttactgtactaGAATAAAGTCATTGCACAGCCCcgacagtaggtggcagtgacgCTCTCATTGTCTGAGTGTGCACAGGGAATGTAAACAATGTTAATAACGTTATTCAGCAgatttatctttcttttttgttttctacgATTATTTATAGACTTGGTGGCAAATTGGTGGTGCTCAAATATGTTCTCCTTCCTGCGCTAATCGGAAATAATTGCGATGCGTTGAGCTTGTGACAGGCTAAAGCTAACCTGCTGACCTCTTTCCGAAGTGGTGTCAGGTTAGCTAATGGCAATGCTAACTCCTCTCTGCCGGTCATATACGTGACGGCGCTAATGCTAACTCCTCAAGTGTCTTCCGGTTAGCGACGGCGCTAACGCTAACTGCTCCGCGGCGGTCAGGTAACTCGAGTCAGGTGAGCGACGGGGCGGCGGCCGTGCTGTTGGGCCGGCGCGCCGTCGTGGAGGCGCTGGGCCTGCCGGTCCTGGGAGTCCTGAGGGCCAGCGCCGTGGTGGGGGTCCCGCCGGACGTCATGGGCATCGGACCCGCCTTCGCCATCCCCGAAGCGCTGCGCAGGGCCGGTAAGATGACGTCACAGGGCGCACTGCGCCGCCGTTTCACTTCCTTTTCAGGACCTTtttctgtgcgtgcgtgcgtgcgtttgcgCACGCAGGACTGGGCGTGGCCGACGTGGACGTGTTTGAGATCAACGAGGCCTTCGCCAGCCAGGTGAGCGAATGGCGCAGCGTGAGGTGAGCGTGACGGCGACGTGTCGGCCGTGTGCTCAGGCGGTGTACTGCGTGGAGAAGTTGGGCATCCCCTGGGAGAAGGTCAACCCCAACGGCGGCGC of the Vanacampus margaritifer isolate UIUO_Vmar chromosome 7, RoL_Vmar_1.0, whole genome shotgun sequence genome contains:
- the acaa1 gene encoding 3-ketoacyl-CoA thiolase, peroxisomal isoform X7, which encodes MQRLQVISGHLCPPSSGEKRSVRLSDCAAAAAAANGADDVVVVHGLRTPICKAKPGAFKHTTPDELLSAVMSAVVKDAGVSPHLLGDVCVGNVLQPGAGALMARVAHFLSGFPDSVPVYAVNRQCASGLQAVLNVAGAIRSGSIDLGLACGVESMSLRSMQNPGDLSSRLADNDKARDCIIPMGVTSENVAERFGISREKQDAFALTSHQKAARAQASGAFRDELVPVVTKMAAQDGSERQAKVTEDDGVRPGSTLAALAKLPAVFKAGGTTTAGNSSQVSDGAAAVLLGRRAVVEALGLPVLGVLRASAVVGVPPDVMGIGPAFAIPEALRRAGLGVADVDVFEINEAFASQAVYCVEKLGIPWEKVNPNGGAIALGHPLGCTGARQIVTLLHHLRRRRARAYGVVSMCVGTGMGAAAVFEYPGL
- the acaa1 gene encoding 3-ketoacyl-CoA thiolase, peroxisomal isoform X4, translating into MQRLQVISGHLCPPSSGEKRSVRLSDCAAAAAAANGADDVVVVHGLRTPICKAKPGAFKVRLYAAHNARRAAERGHERRGEGRRRISPPAGRRVRGKRAAARGRSADGARGSLPQRLPRLGSRLRRQQAVRVRTAGRPQRRRCHPERLHRPGPRLRRGEHVSAFHAESRRLELQAGGQRQGQRLHHPHGVRGRTRIHTFTASSDNMVSVRACVCSVTSENVAERFGISREKQDAFALTSHQKAARAQASGAFRDELVPVVTKMAAQDGSERQAKVTEDDGVRPGSTLAALAKLPAVFKAGGTTTAGNSSQVSDGAAAVLLGRRAVVEALGLPVLGVLRASAVVGVPPDVMGIGPAFAIPEALRRAGLGVADVDVFEINEAFASQAVYCVEKLGIPWEKVNPNGGAIALGHPLGCTGARQIVTLLHHLRRRRARYACLRQFCVLYSGCVRACVRAGRTAWCPCAWVRGWARPPSSNIPACERAGAWPRPQADHIS
- the acaa1 gene encoding 3-ketoacyl-CoA thiolase, peroxisomal isoform X5; the protein is MQRLQVISGHLCPPSSGEKRSVRLSDCAAAAAAANGADDVVVVHGLRTPICKAKPGAFKVRLYAAHNARRAAERGHERRGEGRRRISPPAGRRVRGKRAAARGRSADGARGSLPQRLPRLGSRLRRQQAVRVRTAGRPQRRRCHPERLHRPGPRLRRGEHVSAFHAESRRLELQAGGQRQGQRLHHPHGVRGRTRIHTFTASSDNMVSVRACVCSVTSENVAERFGISREKQDAFALTSHQKAARAQASGAFRDELVPVVTKMAAQDGSERQAKVTEDDGVRPGSTLAALAKLPAVFKAGGTTTAGNSSQVSDGAAAVLLGRRAVVEALGLPVLGVLRASAVVGVPPDVMGIGPAFAIPEALRRAGLGVADVDVFEINEAFASQAVYCVEKLGIPWEKVNPNGGAIALGHPLGCTGARQIVTLLHHLRRRRARAYGVVSMCVGTGMGAAAVFEYPGL
- the acaa1 gene encoding 3-ketoacyl-CoA thiolase, peroxisomal isoform X3 translates to MQRLQVISGHLCPPSSGEKRSVRLSDCAAAAAAANGADDVVVVHGLRTPICKAKPGAFKVRLYAAHNARRAAERGHERRGEGRRRISPPAGRRVRGKRAAARGRSADGARGSLPQRLPRLGSRLRRQQAVRVRTAGRPQRRRCHPERLHRPGPRLRRGEHVSAFHAESRRLELQAGGQRQGQRLHHPHGVRGRTRIHTFTASSDNMVSVRACVCSVTSENVAERFGISREKQDAFALTSHQKAARAQASGAFRDELVPVVTKMAAQDGSERQAKVTEDDGVRPGSTLAALAKLPAVFKAGGTTTAGNSSQVSDGAAAVLLGRRAVVEALGLPVLGVLRASAVVGVPPDVMGIGPAFAIPEALRRAGKMTSQGALRRRFTSFSGPFSVRACVRLRTQDWAWPTWTCLRSTRPSPARRCTAWRSWASPGRRSTPTAAPSLWATRWAAPARGRSSRCCTTSDDAAQGRTAWCPCAWVRGWARPPSSNIPACERAGAWPRPQADHIS
- the acaa1 gene encoding 3-ketoacyl-CoA thiolase, peroxisomal isoform X6, giving the protein MSAVVKDAGVSPHLLGDVCVGNVLQPGAGALMARVAHFLSGFPDSVPVYAVNRQCASGLQAVLNVAGAIRSGSIDLGLACGVESMSLRSMQNPGDLSSRLADNDKARDCIIPMGVTSENVAERFGISREKQDAFALTSHQKAARAQASGAFRDELVPVVTKMAAQDGSERQAKVTEDDGVRPGSTLAALAKLPAVFKAGGTTTAGNSSQVSDGAAAVLLGRRAVVEALGLPVLGVLRASAVVGVPPDVMGIGPAFAIPEALRRAGKMTSQGALRRRFTSFSGPFSVRACVRLRTQDWAWPTWTCLRSTRPSPARRCTAWRSWASPGRRSTPTAAPSLWATRWAAPARGRSSRCCTTSDDAAQGTRVYVSFVYCTVAVCVRACVQGVRRGVHVRGYGDGRGRRLRISRPVSEQVRGHAHKRTTFPDWWIPAQVERKVTLSCFELFF
- the acaa1 gene encoding 3-ketoacyl-CoA thiolase, peroxisomal isoform X1 translates to MQRLQVISGHLCPPSSGEKRSVRLSDCAAAAAAANGADDVVVVHGLRTPICKAKPGAFKVRLYAAHNARRAAERGHERRGEGRRRISPPAGRRVRGKRAAARGRSADGARGSLPQRLPRLGSRLRRQQAVRVRTAGRPQRRRCHPERLHRPGPRLRRGEHVSAFHAESRRLELQAGGQRQGQRLHHPHGVRGRTRIHTFTASSDNMVSVRACVCSVTSENVAERFGISREKQDAFALTSHQKAARAQASGAFRDELVPVVTKMAAQDGSERQAKVTEDDGVRPGSTLAALAKLPAVFKAGGTTTAGNSSQVSDGAAAVLLGRRAVVEALGLPVLGVLRASAVVGVPPDVMGIGPAFAIPEALRRAGKMTSQGALRRRFTSFSGPFSVRACVRLRTQDWAWPTWTCLRSTRPSPARRCTAWRSWASPGRRSTPTAAPSLWATRWAAPARGRSSRCCTTSDDAAQGTRVYVSFVYCTVAVCVRACVQGVRRGVHVRGYGDGRGRRLRISRPVSEQVRGHAHKRTTFPDWWIPAQVERKVTLSCFELFF
- the acaa1 gene encoding 3-ketoacyl-CoA thiolase, peroxisomal isoform X2; protein product: MQRLQVISGHLCPPSSGEKRSVRLSDCAAAAAAANGADDVVVVHGLRTPICKAKPGAFKHTTPDELLSAVMSAVVKDAGVSPHLLGDVCVGNVLQPGAGALMARVAHFLSGFPDSVPVYAVNRQCASGLQAVLNVAGAIRSGSIDLGLACGVESMSLRSMQNPGDLSSRLADNDKARDCIIPMGVTSENVAERFGISREKQDAFALTSHQKAARAQASGAFRDELVPVVTKMAAQDGSERQAKVTEDDGVRPGSTLAALAKLPAVFKAGGTTTAGNSSQVSDGAAAVLLGRRAVVEALGLPVLGVLRASAVVGVPPDVMGIGPAFAIPEALRRAGKMTSQGALRRRFTSFSGPFSVRACVRLRTQDWAWPTWTCLRSTRPSPARRCTAWRSWASPGRRSTPTAAPSLWATRWAAPARGRSSRCCTTSDDAAQGTRVYVSFVYCTVAVCVRACVQGVRRGVHVRGYGDGRGRRLRISRPVSEQVRGHAHKRTTFPDWWIPAQVERKVTLSCFELFF